A segment of the Daphnia pulex isolate KAP4 chromosome 10, ASM2113471v1 genome:
CATCTTGACTAGTCACGAAAGAATCATGAGGACAGCAGAATCGGCGGTCGAGTGTACAGGAGTGCACCTAAATTTTGACCATTAACTCACGCCATCTTTTGAGATTCCCTTATCACTTGGTGCCAAAATGCGATAACAATTTCACTGAGCTTATTTTCTTACAACAGGCTGTATTATGTAAAGTCACTACTTTTTTCACCCACAAACAAACGGCTAAACATAAACAACTTTAATGTAAATTATGTATTATATGCCACCGAAATACTTCGGCTAGTATTCTAAGGGCAAAAGTGACAAAAGTGATACCGTTGTACAAGAACTTCAAAATCCCAAGGGTTTTCACCACGGTATTAAGCAGTTCCTGTCAAACGTGGAATTATGATTAATCATGTTTGAATGCGCGTTTTAACTTTAATCACCGTACCGGTACGTTATTTTATTACCTGGGCGATTTCCCAATTGGATTTCGGAGGAGGTGGAGGGCCAACAAATGCTGCCGCTTTGATCAACATTCTGTAAATCAAATTCccacgattttcttttttgggtggagtAAAGAATTCAGTTGCCTTTTTAAGACCATTCGCAACCACCTGTCATTTAGTCGGATTtcaagatttcatttttaaaaagaagcaGATCAAGTCTTTCCTTTTCCAGTTAAATTAGACGTAAAACAGTTAATTATAAAACAGatagttaaaaatattattcacgCACCGAAGCGACGGTCAATCCATTCGGCAAAATGTCGCCATCGTGAAGATagcaaacgaaaaaactgaccccgaaaaataaattcacccAAAATGTTCTACCCATCGTGCGTACACGTCTACACCATAGCGTAGAATGCTCAACACTGCTGCAGTGGTGCGCACTTGTGTCTGCGCTTTAATGTTGACTCTTGTGTTCACGAAGATTTTTGGCTACGTCTACATTGATTGATGTGTGTtatcttattgtttttttaaatgtaccaAAATCTTGATAACAAACGTAGATGCTTAAAAATCTAGAAATTTGTGAGTTGGAAAGTGATTCAAATTTAAGTTTTGTCATTTGAAGTCGTTATTTTGGGGGATAATAAGTTAATAACGCAGAAAAATCGAATTCTCCtatgttatttaattatttttagccTAGATTATCATCTGGTGCTAGCTGGACTGCTTTTGAGTGTGGTGGTATCAAGGATACTTTGACATGACTTTTGATTGTAGTCGATAAACGCAGATAAACGGTTACTATTTACGGAAAGTAGCGTTACGTTACGGATCGACCGTTAAGTTTCTCTTTCAATTATGGTGCAATCAGAACAAATCCCATAAGCGCTTCAATTGCTTGGATATTCGTGTGTATTGTATAAATACCATTCCATTTCGTTATTCATAGGTCCATCCACGCTGCTCATGTATACCTGTGCGGCTATCGTGTCCTAGCTCCTGCCTGCCCTCCATAATTATATACGTGTGGTGTATACAATTGTGTCGGTTATAATTCATCCGGTTCTTGAAATCTCATCCACATTGTTGATAATATTTGAAGCATTGCGTAGAAAACAAGTAAAACAGAACAAGTGATAATTAGAATTAAACCTGATCGGGTTAGCATGCGTCGAAATCGGTCAGCGGGCGGGATagctaaaaattcaaaaatccgATCGGCGAAGTGTTGGCAGTTTGAGTTCTTGAGGTTGTAGGGATCGTTCAAGTAGTTTCCGAAGTAGATGTGCTGCATAAGATTGTAAACTGTTGCATTTTCATTCGCTGGCAAATCTCTATCCCTCGTGTTTGGTGTCGTTGGGCCCACTGGACGCCGTTCTCTTTTGTAGCAGTCGCGAATGATTTCACGGCCATTCTTTGAggtctgaattgtaatggactTGGTGTTTTTCTCAATCGACCACCACGTCTCTGGCTTCTcttgctttttctttattttgaacaAGACAAATGCGTGATGAAGTGCCACTTTGGTCATTTGCGCCGAATTGAGCGGGTTGCTGTACACTCTCACCAGCTCGATCTCTTCGTCTTCACCCAACAGTTTCTcgaatttctcttctttcgtcGTCTTATTTCGTCCGAAACGACGAAGCTCGCTGTTGGTCATGACGTGCTCCTCAATGTCTTTCGTAAGATCATGCACGTCAGGGTACAAGTACAATTTGCGAGTCCATTCGCCACCTGAACTTCTTGACGTCGATGAGCTGGATGAGAACCTTTGGGCGAGTGAATCcataattgttttcttaaaaaaaaggtggtgaCAGATCAGCACTCAGGGTCGGTATAATGGTATGGAAAGGGTGTGATCCGTCGGGATTGAATCTTGGTGaggaattaaagaaaaatgatggacTTCCGTGGGGTggtcaattaaattatttgagTGATGGCTGATCAGCCGCTGAATGGCTTGGCAGCATGGAAACTTTTACACAAACCTTTACCGTTGTTGAGAAACGTACTGCGGGAAATATGTGCTGTCTGGGCCATCTCACTTCGTCAACTGATGATAAAAGCGCTAGATCATTTCGGTGATGCAATCTGCCGACCGAAGGCGGAGGTGCTATAATGACTTTGAGTTTTGCCTTTTATTTACGCAAGGCTTTTGGCTGTGCAGCTC
Coding sequences within it:
- the LOC124204647 gene encoding uncharacterized protein LOC124204647, whose product is MGRTFWVNLFFGVSFFVCYLHDGDILPNGLTVASVVANGLKKATEFFTPPKKENRGNLIYRMLIKAAAFVGPPPPPKSNWEIAQELLNTVVKTLGILKFLYNGITFVTFALRILAEVFRWHIIHNLH